The following coding sequences lie in one bacterium genomic window:
- the trpS gene encoding tryptophan--tRNA ligase, whose translation MQKKRILSGMRPTGRLHLGNYVGALENWVQLQDKFQNFHLVADWHTLTTDYEHTRQIPENIREMVTDWLAAGIDPEKSPIFVQSAVKAHAELYLLLNMIISTGRLERNPTLKDQVRDLNLEDAVTAGHLTYPVLQAADIMMYKGEIVPVGEDQLPHIEVTRELARRFNNLYSPKSPIFPEPDGMLTNFPRLIGLDGRRMSKTLGNTILLSDSPEEIRGKLRKAVTDPQKVRKNDPGRPDVCLVFGYHKKFNASEVQEIRSGCESGALGCVECKSRCADRIVEHLAPIHERRRGLEKNPQYVKDVIAEGNALANAVAAQTMTEVHTAMGFGS comes from the coding sequence TTGCAAAAGAAACGAATACTTTCCGGAATGCGCCCGACCGGCCGTCTGCATCTCGGCAACTATGTTGGTGCGCTTGAGAATTGGGTTCAATTGCAGGATAAGTTTCAGAATTTTCACCTCGTTGCGGATTGGCATACGTTAACTACCGACTACGAGCACACTCGCCAGATTCCTGAAAACATTCGTGAGATGGTCACAGACTGGCTTGCGGCCGGTATCGATCCCGAGAAAAGTCCGATTTTTGTCCAGTCAGCAGTGAAAGCGCACGCCGAGCTATATCTGCTGCTAAACATGATCATTTCAACCGGTCGCCTTGAACGTAACCCGACTTTGAAAGATCAGGTGCGTGACTTAAACCTCGAAGATGCAGTAACGGCCGGTCACTTAACGTATCCTGTACTGCAGGCAGCGGACATCATGATGTACAAGGGTGAAATCGTTCCAGTCGGGGAGGATCAACTCCCTCATATTGAGGTCACTCGCGAGTTAGCGCGAAGATTCAATAATCTATATTCACCCAAGTCGCCGATTTTTCCTGAACCTGACGGAATGCTGACAAACTTCCCTCGTTTGATTGGTTTAGACGGGCGGCGCATGTCAAAGACACTTGGAAATACGATTCTTCTTTCCGACTCTCCAGAAGAGATTCGCGGGAAATTGCGCAAAGCGGTAACTGATCCTCAAAAGGTACGCAAGAATGACCCTGGTCGCCCAGACGTTTGTTTAGTATTCGGCTATCACAAGAAATTCAATGCTTCTGAGGTTCAGGAGATTCGATCTGGTTGTGAAAGTGGCGCTTTGGGTTGTGTAGAGTGCAAGTCGCGCTGCGCGGATAGAATAGTTGAGCATCTTGCGCCAATTCATGAGCGAAGACGTGGTCTTGAGAAGAATCCACAGTATGTGAAGGATGTGATCGCTGAAGGCAACGCACTTGCAAACGCGGTGGCCGCACAAACTATGACTGAGGTTCATACGGCGATGGGGTTTGGCTCATGA
- a CDS encoding T9SS type A sorting domain-containing protein, translating into MIRASMLLLVLHQMIAFAQIFYVVNGLDESLGWVNYQTGQHVAQAVTLGNIPNDVVVSEASVFVVNSGYGTVQEIDRRTLHTLREISVSGAVNPWAAALLPNARLAVSASVSGTLSVIDLTSGSVEITLHSGVGTQAIVVYDDTLFVLNTGVNFPEFGQGVLKRYSVQNLALIDSVVLGVNPQGMVKIGSELHVACTGNYTNVAGSIYIVNLASMNVETVLDVGGMPASLSAHGEYVYVAAGGWGDSGQVFRYNATTRQVQNDASNPILCGVGATDIEALPGGLFAVTCFGEATLEVRSGGGELIASYPMSAGPGALTMLWETSNLSPPGAPVPKEFRVLTAFPNPFNSAVTFATETIIAGSGTIDVYDALGRHVAELAISEGQSFVQWVPGVAGREEVSAGAYFARLRQEGSITPIRIVYVK; encoded by the coding sequence ATGATTCGCGCTTCAATGCTATTACTTGTGCTCCACCAGATGATAGCCTTTGCCCAAATCTTTTACGTTGTGAACGGTTTGGACGAGAGTCTGGGGTGGGTTAACTATCAAACTGGTCAGCATGTGGCGCAGGCGGTGACCTTGGGTAACATCCCTAATGATGTCGTGGTGTCTGAAGCAAGCGTGTTCGTCGTCAATTCTGGGTATGGTACCGTTCAGGAAATCGATCGGCGAACTTTACACACGTTGCGGGAAATCTCGGTGTCGGGCGCGGTCAACCCATGGGCAGCGGCTCTTCTGCCTAATGCGAGGCTTGCCGTCTCCGCAAGTGTAAGTGGGACACTCTCCGTGATCGATCTAACGAGCGGCTCTGTCGAGATCACTCTTCATTCGGGTGTTGGTACGCAGGCAATTGTGGTCTACGATGACACATTGTTCGTGCTGAATACGGGAGTAAATTTCCCTGAATTTGGACAGGGTGTCCTAAAACGCTATAGTGTGCAGAATCTCGCGTTAATTGACTCCGTAGTACTTGGAGTAAACCCGCAGGGGATGGTGAAGATTGGAAGTGAGTTGCATGTCGCCTGTACCGGTAATTATACAAATGTCGCAGGCAGCATTTACATAGTCAATTTAGCATCTATGAATGTAGAAACGGTGCTTGACGTGGGAGGCATGCCTGCTTCTCTTTCCGCACATGGTGAATACGTATATGTCGCGGCAGGTGGATGGGGTGATTCAGGGCAGGTCTTCAGATATAATGCAACCACGAGGCAAGTACAAAACGACGCGAGCAATCCGATTTTGTGCGGAGTCGGCGCTACAGACATTGAGGCGCTGCCCGGCGGACTTTTTGCAGTGACTTGTTTTGGTGAGGCCACGTTGGAAGTCCGGAGCGGTGGAGGAGAATTGATTGCCAGCTACCCTATGTCTGCAGGCCCTGGTGCCTTGACGATGTTGTGGGAGACGAGCAATCTGAGTCCGCCCGGCGCGCCGGTGCCGAAGGAATTTCGTGTTCTGACAGCCTTTCCAAACCCCTTTAATAGCGCAGTCACTTTTGCGACCGAGACAATAATTGCTGGCAGTGGAACTATTGACGTGTATGACGCATTGGGCAGGCACGTTGCCGAATTGGCAATTTCTGAAGGGCAAAGTTTTGTCCAATGGGTACCGGGGGTGGCTGGACGGGAAGAGGTTTCAGCCGGTGCCTATTTTGCACGGCTGCGCCAAGAAGGCAGCATTACTCCTATTCGAATTGTATATGTAAAATAA
- the mtaB gene encoding tRNA (N(6)-L-threonylcarbamoyladenosine(37)-C(2))-methylthiotransferase MtaB, which translates to MSSQSKESLRVFVQTMGCKLNQYDSEMILTQFRSNGYVESSSVRDADLIVINTCAVTEIAERKGRAAVRAALRSNQRAQVIATGCMAERAPNELLLAGAQKILGNREKESLFGYLGNSEPVNVGGVNDNAAWSDGTVVRGLQGRVRAFLKVQDGCSQFCTYCIIPALRGKGRSLAIDDAVERTRELVDFGVKEIVLTGVALGTYGFDTGSEDRLPDLIAAISAVPGLTRLRLGSVEPWAVSERFLSVVAESDVVCPHLHLPFQTGTDQLLRRMNRRYSVSHLKWIFDRAFKLRDDWGIGADVIVGFPGETEALYRETKAFLAEHPVSYLHVFPYSVRPGTPAAKLADKVSDEEVSVRAGELRELSRQLRSAFHLRHVGSLVEVIVENRGNNSHLYGHARNYSDVAVPRTMAKPGDLLALTVDSADQDFVYCN; encoded by the coding sequence ATGAGCTCTCAGTCGAAGGAGTCTTTGCGTGTGTTTGTTCAGACGATGGGCTGTAAGCTGAATCAGTACGATAGTGAGATGATATTGACTCAGTTTCGCTCGAACGGATACGTCGAGTCCTCCTCGGTGCGAGACGCTGATCTGATTGTGATCAACACGTGCGCGGTGACTGAAATTGCTGAACGAAAGGGCCGTGCGGCTGTCCGCGCGGCCCTTCGCTCCAATCAGCGCGCACAGGTCATCGCGACGGGCTGCATGGCGGAGCGGGCTCCGAATGAGTTACTATTGGCCGGGGCTCAGAAGATTTTAGGCAATAGAGAGAAAGAGAGTCTTTTCGGTTACCTTGGGAATTCCGAGCCTGTTAATGTCGGCGGAGTCAACGACAATGCGGCATGGAGCGATGGGACAGTAGTACGCGGACTGCAGGGTCGCGTCAGAGCTTTCCTGAAGGTACAGGACGGTTGCTCTCAGTTCTGCACATATTGCATTATTCCGGCATTGCGTGGAAAAGGTAGAAGCCTTGCCATTGATGACGCGGTAGAGCGCACGCGCGAACTGGTCGACTTCGGTGTGAAGGAGATCGTGCTGACTGGCGTTGCGCTGGGAACATACGGCTTTGATACTGGCAGCGAGGACAGGTTGCCAGACCTGATTGCCGCAATCTCTGCCGTGCCGGGACTGACAAGGCTTCGGCTGGGCAGTGTGGAACCGTGGGCTGTTTCGGAACGTTTCTTGAGTGTCGTTGCCGAGTCAGACGTTGTCTGCCCACATTTGCATCTGCCGTTTCAGACTGGGACTGATCAACTCCTGCGACGAATGAATCGCCGTTACTCTGTTTCTCACCTGAAGTGGATTTTTGATCGTGCATTTAAGTTACGTGACGACTGGGGGATTGGGGCGGACGTAATTGTGGGTTTTCCGGGCGAGACTGAGGCTCTTTACAGAGAAACTAAGGCCTTTCTGGCAGAACACCCCGTATCGTATTTACATGTGTTTCCATACTCTGTCAGACCAGGAACCCCGGCGGCTAAGTTGGCTGACAAAGTCAGCGATGAAGAAGTGAGTGTGCGAGCCGGTGAATTACGCGAGCTGTCGCGTCAATTACGCAGCGCCTTTCATTTGCGCCATGTCGGGTCGCTGGTAGAGGTTATTGTTGAAAACCGCGGCAATAACTCACATTTGTACGGGCATGCCCGCAACTATTCCGATGTAGCAGTTCCGCGCACTATGGCAAAGCCGGGTGATCTGTTGGCACTTACAGTCGATAGTGCTGATCAAGACTTTGTTTACTGTAACTAA
- the rpsA gene encoding 30S ribosomal protein S1: protein MTQEAQDLANLYAKLVMEYREGEIVQGKIVSITDKEVSIDIGFKSEGTVARDEFTNMVDVKIGDDVEVFLDRVEDHSGQLSLSKRKADFMKTWERIQKIFDDAEIVQGTIMRRIKGGFVVNIMTVEAFLPGSQIDVHPVRDFDALVGKEMDFRIVKLNDARKNIVVSRKVIIEEGLKGVREKILSELQVGDIMEGTAKNITDFGVFVDLGGVDGLLHITDISWGRVSHPSEVVQLDQKLTVKVLDYDRERQRISVGLKQLQQHPWDGVDEKYPVGAKVRGRVVSIARYGAFVEIEKGLEGLVHISEMSWTQHVKHPSAMLSVGDEVEVVILNIDKEGRKISLGMKQVEPDPWENLETKYAPGSRHTGKVRDLVPFGAFVELEDGIDGLVHISDLSWTKRVRHPGEILQKSEEVEVIVLGFDRNERRIALGLKQAQSNPWDEFESLYSVGSQTTGKVSRVMDKGVIVELPREVEGFVPASQLKRITKGGKQSVSVGDEIALEVIEFDRENKKIILAAQAPDGADDELDQETREKYIVGEGDIPGIDDTSASDPETPTVTE from the coding sequence ATGACGCAGGAAGCGCAAGACCTCGCAAATCTATACGCCAAGCTCGTGATGGAGTATCGCGAGGGCGAGATTGTACAAGGTAAAATTGTCTCGATCACCGATAAGGAAGTCTCGATTGATATCGGCTTCAAGTCGGAAGGCACAGTCGCGCGCGACGAGTTCACAAACATGGTGGACGTGAAGATCGGCGATGATGTCGAGGTATTTCTTGATCGCGTAGAAGATCATAGTGGTCAGCTTTCCTTGTCAAAGCGTAAAGCCGACTTCATGAAGACCTGGGAACGAATCCAGAAGATTTTCGATGACGCAGAGATCGTTCAAGGCACAATCATGCGGAGAATTAAGGGCGGATTCGTTGTCAACATTATGACGGTAGAGGCGTTTCTGCCCGGTTCTCAAATTGATGTTCATCCTGTCCGCGACTTCGATGCGCTGGTTGGCAAGGAAATGGACTTCAGAATTGTGAAGTTGAATGATGCGCGTAAGAACATTGTGGTTTCGCGAAAGGTCATTATTGAAGAAGGCCTCAAGGGCGTTCGTGAGAAGATCCTCTCGGAACTGCAGGTAGGCGACATCATGGAGGGAACCGCAAAGAACATCACCGATTTCGGTGTCTTTGTTGATTTGGGTGGTGTGGACGGATTGCTGCATATCACTGATATCTCGTGGGGCAGAGTGAGTCATCCTTCCGAAGTTGTGCAACTTGATCAGAAGCTCACAGTAAAGGTCCTCGACTACGATCGGGAGCGACAGAGAATCTCGGTCGGTTTGAAGCAGCTGCAGCAGCATCCCTGGGATGGTGTGGATGAGAAATATCCGGTTGGTGCAAAGGTTCGAGGAAGAGTTGTCTCGATCGCACGATACGGCGCGTTTGTTGAGATTGAAAAGGGACTTGAAGGACTGGTTCACATATCGGAAATGAGTTGGACTCAGCACGTCAAGCACCCTTCCGCCATGCTGTCCGTTGGCGATGAAGTCGAGGTTGTGATTCTTAATATCGATAAAGAGGGTCGCAAGATTTCGCTGGGCATGAAGCAGGTGGAGCCAGATCCCTGGGAGAACCTCGAGACGAAGTATGCGCCAGGTTCGCGGCATACCGGTAAAGTTCGGGATCTTGTGCCGTTTGGTGCCTTTGTTGAGTTGGAAGACGGCATTGACGGTCTTGTGCACATTTCTGACTTGTCTTGGACAAAGCGCGTTCGGCATCCCGGTGAAATCCTTCAGAAAAGTGAAGAAGTCGAAGTCATCGTACTCGGCTTCGATCGAAATGAAAGGCGTATCGCACTTGGATTGAAACAGGCCCAATCTAATCCATGGGATGAGTTTGAGTCGCTCTATTCCGTTGGGTCGCAAACTACCGGTAAGGTATCGCGAGTCATGGATAAGGGTGTGATTGTCGAACTGCCGCGCGAGGTGGAAGGATTTGTGCCCGCAAGCCAGCTCAAGCGTATTACAAAAGGTGGAAAGCAGTCTGTTTCAGTAGGTGACGAGATTGCCCTTGAGGTGATTGAGTTTGATCGTGAGAATAAGAAGATCATTCTCGCGGCACAGGCACCTGATGGAGCCGATGATGAGCTTGATCAGGAAACTCGCGAGAAGTACATTGTCGGTGAAGGTGACATTCCGGGAATCGATGACACTTCAGCAAGCGACCCCGAGACTCCGACCGTGACCGAGTAA
- the scpB gene encoding SMC-Scp complex subunit ScpB: MVSWTEGQSLPENESGSSPDHMESELDGEEQQEAEDHEFKRRRLLKQTEALLLVSTEPLTETAFINAVGKRAKGKLGEVIEALNEEYVTHDRAFEILPVAGGFMLFTRPEHGELLRRFLADKARTRLSRAALETLSVIAFRGPVTRVEVDEIRGVDSGGVLRNLLDRRLIRVKGRAEVVGRPLLYEITDEFLKYFGITNVSDLPRHAELTRELGELRDADQTVMQLSHVVEGEDSEDDSEVSTVHTKGNGHQLLSPKNLSEDKLED; the protein is encoded by the coding sequence ATGGTATCCTGGACTGAAGGCCAGTCGCTTCCCGAGAATGAGAGCGGGTCATCTCCTGATCACATGGAGTCTGAACTCGATGGTGAGGAGCAACAGGAAGCCGAAGATCATGAATTCAAGCGGAGGCGCTTGCTGAAGCAGACCGAGGCATTGTTGCTTGTGAGTACAGAACCCTTGACCGAGACCGCATTCATAAACGCTGTCGGAAAGCGGGCGAAGGGTAAACTTGGTGAAGTGATCGAGGCGCTGAATGAGGAATATGTCACTCATGACCGTGCGTTCGAAATCCTGCCGGTCGCTGGTGGTTTTATGCTTTTCACGCGCCCTGAGCATGGAGAGCTGCTACGTCGATTCTTGGCGGACAAAGCCCGTACGAGGCTGTCACGTGCGGCACTTGAGACACTGTCGGTCATAGCGTTTCGAGGCCCGGTCACACGAGTTGAAGTGGATGAAATTCGTGGTGTGGATTCTGGTGGAGTGCTGCGCAATCTGCTCGATCGAAGGTTGATACGGGTGAAAGGACGCGCGGAAGTCGTGGGCAGGCCGCTCTTGTATGAAATCACCGATGAATTTCTGAAGTATTTTGGGATTACCAACGTTTCGGACTTGCCGCGGCACGCTGAACTGACCCGCGAATTGGGCGAGCTTCGCGATGCAGATCAGACAGTTATGCAGTTAAGTCATGTCGTCGAAGGTGAGGACTCCGAAGACGATTCAGAAGTTTCGACTGTACATACTAAAGGGAACGGACATCAGCTTCTTTCCCCAAAAAACTTATCCGAAGACAAATTGGAAGATTAG
- the cmk gene encoding (d)CMP kinase codes for MNDVSKSLVVAIDGPASSGKSTTAKLVAQRLGFMYLDTGAMYRAVALKIYRSGIELTDRKALQELLEHTVVEQVSNSEGVHFLLDGEDVSDDIRTPEISLWVGPVSEHALIREKLVAWQREIGKRGGIVADGRDIGTVVFPDAGVKVYLSADPHVRALRRQKELTARGIVQSVEEVEQALVARDQRDSSREHSPLRKASDAVEIDTTHLTIGDQVDRVLALVKKHGTIATAK; via the coding sequence ATGAACGATGTGTCAAAGTCACTCGTCGTGGCGATTGACGGCCCGGCAAGTAGCGGAAAGTCTACAACTGCGAAGTTGGTTGCTCAGAGACTTGGGTTCATGTACCTGGACACTGGGGCTATGTATCGAGCTGTCGCGCTCAAAATATATCGGAGTGGTATAGAGCTAACCGATCGCAAAGCCCTTCAGGAGCTTCTGGAGCATACTGTTGTTGAGCAGGTTTCTAACTCGGAGGGTGTGCATTTTCTGCTTGATGGCGAGGATGTGTCTGATGACATCAGGACACCTGAGATTTCACTTTGGGTCGGCCCAGTCTCCGAACATGCCTTGATTCGCGAGAAGCTTGTCGCATGGCAGCGCGAGATTGGCAAACGCGGCGGCATAGTTGCGGATGGGCGTGACATTGGTACAGTTGTGTTTCCTGATGCGGGTGTAAAAGTGTACTTGAGCGCAGACCCCCACGTGCGTGCCTTGCGTCGACAAAAAGAGTTGACAGCGCGCGGCATAGTACAGTCTGTCGAAGAAGTTGAGCAAGCGCTGGTAGCGCGAGATCAACGTGACTCGTCGCGAGAACATAGCCCATTGAGAAAGGCAAGCGACGCAGTAGAGATTGACACGACACATCTTACTATTGGTGACCAAGTTGATCGTGTATTGGCACTCGTGAAGAAGCACGGAACCATTGCGACTGCCAAGTAG
- a CDS encoding segregation/condensation protein A, translating into MSIWQVKLPRFEGPLDLLLFLVTRKEYDILDLPMAEITASYLEALDEIGVDNLEDAGEYLLMAATLLSIKTRMLLPHTETNEELDIDDPRRELANRLQIYARIKEAAEDLGELELNMFERRPLAREAVPVESRPEGLDLLMPLSVYELARTMEEILARREIRVFHDVKLLGVSVEERIRWVLGNLLSASHFGLIEKLRDVPDRIVWVTTFLALLDLARHNRVRLEQNQPFDEIYVFKPEAIDSQAA; encoded by the coding sequence ATGAGTATCTGGCAAGTCAAACTTCCGAGATTTGAGGGACCGCTCGACCTGTTGTTGTTTCTCGTCACGCGTAAGGAGTACGACATTCTTGACTTGCCTATGGCAGAGATTACTGCGTCGTACCTCGAAGCCTTGGACGAGATAGGCGTGGATAATCTTGAAGATGCTGGCGAGTATTTGCTGATGGCAGCCACTCTTTTGTCAATCAAGACCAGAATGCTGTTGCCGCATACGGAGACGAATGAGGAGCTGGACATCGATGATCCAAGGCGTGAGCTTGCGAATCGACTTCAAATATACGCCAGGATCAAGGAAGCAGCAGAAGACCTTGGTGAGCTTGAGCTAAATATGTTTGAACGGCGACCTCTGGCTCGTGAAGCAGTCCCCGTTGAGTCTCGTCCGGAAGGACTCGATCTGCTCATGCCACTATCAGTCTACGAATTGGCTCGAACTATGGAGGAAATTTTAGCGCGGAGGGAGATTCGAGTTTTTCACGATGTCAAATTGCTCGGAGTATCGGTTGAGGAGCGCATTCGCTGGGTCTTAGGGAATCTGCTAAGTGCTTCGCACTTCGGACTGATTGAGAAGCTGCGAGACGTGCCTGACCGAATTGTCTGGGTGACGACCTTTCTTGCTCTGCTTGACTTAGCCCGACACAACAGAGTAAGGCTCGAGCAAAACCAGCCCTTTGATGAGATATACGTGTTCAAACCAGAAGCAATTGATAGTCAGGCGGCGTGA
- a CDS encoding short-chain dehydrogenase, which translates to MNIKGSRILVLGGWGLVGVAVCKQLLEKKPSHLIVLSLRQEEALDAVRELDPHKGSTEIIAEWGDIFLPASLKDKARAQILGDVSLRRMFLDGVFEKPNRERLHSFFLYQLIEKHKPDLIIDSVNSATGLAYQDSYTAYYDVRKALDSEDGDSSGVSLEERVERLASTISLPQLIRHLQVLNEACRTNNVRMYLKIGTTGTGGMGLNIPYTHSEDRPSGQLLSKSSIAGAHSLLLFLMGRTPGSPYVKEIKPAAVIAWKKISHGEIRRGGKPIPLFDCDPGAAYQLSSVFKRVDDSCGSPLGENMKSVYIDTGENGIFSTEEFFTITAADQMEFVTPEEIAHSVVTEIEGGNSGFDVVGALDSVVMGPTYRAGILRKAALDEMVRLEKETGHRSIAFEMLGPPHLSKLLYEAYLIWLAYPHVSDFCKQSHDRCSEALLQIVKSNTHLRATILSIGVPILLPDGERILRGPEVKIPPYAGSNEFSVDQESLNEWVKKGWVDLRPENMALWQRRIEKHLQFDEESSRSDSSSGYPWDSRFEGESDTHFVGKIVTRIFIDEENGGRIKG; encoded by the coding sequence ATGAATATTAAGGGAAGCAGAATCCTTGTACTGGGAGGTTGGGGCCTTGTGGGTGTTGCCGTGTGCAAGCAGTTACTTGAAAAGAAACCCTCCCACCTAATAGTATTGTCGCTGCGCCAAGAAGAGGCGCTTGATGCAGTTCGCGAATTGGATCCACACAAAGGTAGCACCGAGATCATCGCTGAGTGGGGCGACATTTTTCTGCCTGCAAGCCTGAAAGACAAGGCGCGGGCGCAGATTCTAGGTGATGTCTCTTTGCGACGAATGTTCCTTGATGGAGTTTTCGAAAAGCCAAATCGTGAGCGCTTGCATTCGTTCTTTCTCTATCAGCTCATTGAGAAGCACAAGCCGGATTTGATCATTGATAGCGTAAATTCAGCAACGGGTTTGGCATATCAAGACTCCTACACGGCTTACTATGATGTTAGAAAAGCTCTCGATAGCGAAGATGGCGATTCATCCGGCGTTTCACTTGAAGAGCGTGTGGAAAGACTTGCCAGCACGATTAGTTTGCCGCAGCTGATTCGACACTTGCAGGTGCTAAACGAAGCATGCCGGACTAATAACGTCCGAATGTACCTGAAGATCGGAACCACAGGTACAGGTGGAATGGGGCTCAATATCCCTTACACACATTCGGAGGACCGCCCTTCGGGACAGCTCCTTAGCAAGTCTTCTATCGCCGGTGCGCACAGCCTGCTGCTTTTCCTCATGGGAAGAACTCCTGGTTCGCCGTACGTCAAAGAGATCAAGCCTGCTGCGGTAATCGCTTGGAAGAAGATATCGCATGGTGAGATAAGGCGCGGTGGAAAACCAATCCCGTTGTTCGACTGTGACCCAGGTGCGGCCTATCAGTTATCTTCTGTATTCAAGCGCGTCGATGATTCTTGTGGTTCGCCTCTTGGCGAGAATATGAAGTCGGTCTACATCGATACCGGTGAGAACGGGATATTTTCCACGGAAGAATTCTTCACGATCACTGCCGCGGATCAGATGGAATTCGTAACTCCCGAAGAGATTGCGCATTCGGTTGTCACCGAGATCGAAGGTGGCAATAGTGGTTTTGATGTGGTCGGAGCACTTGACTCCGTAGTTATGGGACCCACTTACCGAGCGGGAATTCTGCGCAAGGCTGCTCTGGACGAAATGGTCAGACTTGAGAAAGAAACGGGCCATCGAAGCATTGCATTCGAGATGCTCGGCCCACCACACCTTTCGAAGCTTCTGTACGAGGCATACTTGATCTGGCTTGCTTATCCGCATGTATCCGACTTCTGTAAGCAATCGCATGATCGCTGCTCTGAAGCGTTATTGCAAATCGTGAAGTCAAATACGCATTTGCGAGCGACAATTCTTTCAATTGGTGTGCCTATACTCCTTCCTGACGGTGAGAGAATCTTGCGTGGGCCGGAGGTTAAGATTCCTCCTTACGCAGGCTCAAACGAGTTTTCGGTTGATCAAGAGAGCCTGAATGAATGGGTGAAGAAGGGCTGGGTTGACTTGAGGCCAGAAAATATGGCATTATGGCAGCGTCGCATAGAGAAGCATCTGCAATTTGATGAGGAATCAAGCAGGAGTGATTCTTCCTCAGGGTATCCCTGGGACAGCCGGTTCGAAGGTGAGAGCGACACGCACTTTGTCGGAAAGATCGTGACCCGCATTTTCATTGATGAAGAGAATGGTGGACGCATCAAAGGATGA
- a CDS encoding 1-acyl-sn-glycerol-3-phosphate acyltransferase, which translates to MRLFYATVSLFSRCMFKALFGVRVTGMDRLPKTGPLLICSNHRSNLDPPLLGGFLKREVHFFAKAELFRNRLAGRLLRKLNAFPVRRGQLDKSAMSACMKILGRSNALVFFPEGTRAPADGFLVPKFGVGWILRKTRADVLPIYLHGTANAKLFRFPRPQLEIVIGETIPAEVLISDSPDDKSGYQTIANRILEAIRSTSRFATLSRIDYHGNIFDRDVIDDERLR; encoded by the coding sequence ATGCGACTGTTCTACGCAACGGTTTCCCTGTTTTCTCGCTGTATGTTTAAAGCCCTGTTCGGCGTGCGCGTTACAGGCATGGATCGCCTGCCAAAGACTGGTCCGTTACTGATCTGTTCAAACCACAGGTCTAATCTTGACCCGCCGCTATTAGGGGGGTTCCTAAAGAGGGAGGTGCACTTCTTTGCGAAAGCCGAACTTTTTAGGAATAGGTTGGCAGGAAGACTCTTGCGCAAGCTGAACGCGTTTCCCGTCAGGCGCGGCCAGTTGGACAAGTCCGCCATGTCTGCATGTATGAAGATTCTCGGCCGCAGTAACGCGCTGGTGTTTTTCCCCGAAGGGACGCGGGCACCCGCTGACGGTTTTCTTGTGCCCAAGTTCGGCGTTGGTTGGATCCTGCGAAAGACACGTGCTGATGTCTTGCCAATCTACCTGCATGGGACTGCTAATGCCAAACTTTTTAGGTTTCCGCGTCCACAGCTCGAAATAGTGATTGGTGAAACAATTCCGGCTGAAGTTTTGATTAGTGATTCACCTGATGACAAGTCCGGATATCAGACTATTGCAAATCGAATACTCGAAGCGATACGATCAACTTCACGATTTGCAACTCTGTCTCGGATCGATTATCACGGCAACATATTTGACCGCGACGTAATTGATGATGAGCGACTTCGATAA